A DNA window from Vibrio cidicii contains the following coding sequences:
- a CDS encoding alpha-L-glutamate ligase-like protein, translating to MLSILSNYTSPFKLRRKGIMGMNKRNHSYIGRYNDRSKYPLVDDKLQTKIIAQRAGCTVPQLIGVISNQVEVKTIHEMVKSWSGFVIKPARGSGGKGILVVTSHKDGVYTKPSGATINKEEVERHLSNTLAGLFSLGGKNDVAVVENLIKFDDCFDGFSFEGVPDVRIIVFKGYPIMAMMRCSTAASDGKANLHQGAVGVGIDIATGKAVRAVQFNQPVTHHPDTGKDLATLQVPHWERLLTLAASAWEMTGLGYIGTDMVLDKEEGPMVLELNARPGLAIQIANGCGLLPRLHHIENLGTQLTYPTPAERVAYSAKQFGVITSRD from the coding sequence ATGCTATCGATTTTGTCCAACTACACCTCGCCGTTTAAGCTGCGCCGTAAAGGGATTATGGGCATGAACAAGCGCAACCATAGCTACATTGGCCGCTATAACGATCGCTCTAAATACCCTTTGGTGGATGACAAGCTGCAAACCAAAATCATCGCCCAGCGCGCTGGATGTACGGTGCCGCAATTGATTGGTGTGATCAGTAATCAGGTTGAAGTGAAAACCATTCATGAGATGGTCAAAAGCTGGTCTGGCTTTGTTATCAAACCAGCGCGTGGCAGTGGCGGCAAAGGCATTTTGGTAGTCACTTCGCATAAAGATGGCGTGTATACCAAACCCTCTGGGGCGACCATCAATAAAGAGGAAGTCGAGCGCCATTTAAGTAACACACTGGCCGGACTCTTTTCTCTGGGCGGAAAAAACGACGTTGCGGTGGTGGAAAACCTCATCAAATTTGATGACTGTTTTGACGGTTTCAGTTTTGAAGGGGTACCGGATGTGCGCATTATTGTCTTCAAAGGCTATCCGATCATGGCGATGATGCGCTGCTCGACGGCTGCATCCGATGGCAAAGCCAACTTACACCAAGGCGCCGTCGGAGTGGGCATTGACATTGCGACAGGTAAAGCGGTGCGCGCGGTGCAATTTAACCAGCCAGTCACCCACCATCCAGATACCGGAAAGGATCTGGCAACACTGCAGGTTCCCCATTGGGAGCGCTTACTCACATTGGCCGCCAGCGCATGGGAAATGACCGGGCTTGGCTATATTGGCACCGACATGGTGTTGGATAAAGAAGAAGGGCCGATGGTGTTGGAGCTCAACGCTCGTCCGGGTTTAGCGATTCAGATAGCCAATGGCTGTGGCTTGCTACCAAGATTGCACCATATTGAAAATTTAGGTACTCAGCTTACGTATCCCACACCGGCAGAGCGCGTCGCATATTCAGCCAAACAATTTGGCGTGATCACATCACGCGATTAA
- a CDS encoding inactive transglutaminase family protein, whose amino-acid sequence MTSRIPFYLSIILLIVAGVTLSVFRHQTYGVPWTPGESRQIWDIEARIEFNAQGQEVKASLAAPNTQTGFTLISETASSPGYGVSYVNTDSGRRAEWSIRKASGAQTIYYKTQFLVDPHAKATPIPPAETIEKPTFTGPEQTAADALINQAMSRSSDNVTFTRELIKTLNDPDSQSAALLLNSQDKTTTLYKLLSNAEVQSKIVGVIELEDGRRRQMIQPMVQVWNGQEWVLFSPNSEQHATSANLLVWDESNISLLDLMGGQNSQVHFSMIAQDISPQQATNNKVEADGLLNLSIHSLPLEEQAMFKTIMLIPIGALIVVFLRVIIGLKTSGTFMPVLIAVAFVQTQLVTGIVGFLLIVGTGLIIRSYLSKLNLLLVARISAVIITVILIISIFTVVAFKIGLTEGLSITFFPMIILSWTIERMSILWEEEGAKEVILQGGGSLFTAVLVYLGMTNSYVQHLTFNFIGLQLIVLAAILLLGTYTGYRITELRRFKPLVED is encoded by the coding sequence ATGACTTCCCGAATTCCTTTTTACCTATCGATCATCTTGCTGATCGTCGCCGGGGTAACATTAAGTGTTTTTAGGCACCAGACTTATGGCGTTCCTTGGACTCCTGGCGAAAGCCGCCAAATTTGGGATATCGAGGCGCGCATTGAATTTAACGCGCAAGGTCAGGAGGTAAAAGCCTCTCTTGCCGCCCCAAATACGCAAACTGGTTTTACCCTGATTAGTGAAACAGCCTCTTCGCCAGGTTACGGTGTCTCCTACGTGAACACCGATTCAGGCCGCCGTGCAGAGTGGTCGATTCGCAAAGCTTCTGGTGCACAGACCATCTATTACAAAACTCAGTTTTTGGTTGATCCGCATGCTAAAGCCACGCCTATTCCTCCGGCAGAAACCATCGAAAAACCGACCTTTACTGGCCCCGAACAAACCGCGGCCGATGCACTGATCAATCAAGCAATGAGCCGTTCTTCAGATAACGTGACGTTTACACGTGAACTGATCAAAACGCTCAATGACCCCGATAGCCAGAGTGCGGCGCTGCTGCTTAATAGCCAAGATAAAACCACGACGCTCTACAAACTGCTTTCCAACGCCGAAGTGCAGAGCAAAATTGTCGGTGTCATTGAGCTTGAAGATGGACGTCGCCGTCAAATGATTCAACCTATGGTCCAAGTATGGAATGGCCAAGAATGGGTGCTGTTTTCACCCAATTCAGAGCAGCACGCAACATCGGCTAACCTACTTGTGTGGGATGAGTCCAACATTTCTTTGTTAGATTTGATGGGCGGTCAGAACAGCCAAGTGCACTTTTCGATGATTGCTCAGGACATCTCTCCGCAGCAAGCGACCAACAACAAGGTTGAAGCCGATGGGCTGCTAAACCTTTCCATTCACAGCTTGCCGCTGGAAGAACAAGCGATGTTTAAGACCATCATGCTGATCCCGATTGGCGCGCTGATTGTGGTTTTCCTCAGAGTGATCATCGGCCTGAAAACCTCAGGGACCTTTATGCCGGTACTGATCGCAGTGGCGTTCGTACAAACGCAACTGGTCACGGGCATTGTCGGCTTTTTGCTGATTGTCGGTACTGGCTTAATCATCCGCAGCTATCTTTCCAAACTGAACTTACTGTTGGTCGCACGGATATCAGCAGTGATCATAACGGTGATCTTAATCATCTCCATATTCACTGTGGTGGCGTTTAAGATCGGTTTGACAGAAGGGCTTTCAATCACCTTCTTCCCGATGATTATCCTGTCTTGGACCATCGAACGTATGTCCATTCTGTGGGAAGAGGAAGGCGCCAAAGAGGTTATCTTGCAAGGTGGTGGCTCGCTCTTTACCGCCGTGTTGGTCTACCTTGGTATGACCAACAGCTATGTGCAGCATCTGACCTTTAATTTTATCGGCCTACAGTTGATCGTCCTTGCCGCTATTTTGCTGCTGGGTACTTACACAGGTTACCGTATCACCGAATTACGCCGCTTCAAACCTCTGGTGGAGGACTAA
- a CDS encoding ATP-dependent zinc protease: MLLRLTPALAFVLLSGCTLTNSEQHQQQMLSALQDSEARITNRIENLTLQSSNQVDYIESLENQILELQKKIAEMPQPQAPVAVAVPKAVQPEVVAVKHAPTKTDIVLGAIEKVTIDSIKQSFDARVDTGAATSSLNAIDIEIFERNSKQWVRFHLADNTQPATEENWIEAPIIRFVKIRQSTSDETERRAVVELWVKVGAIHEKAQFTLADRSQMSHPVLLGREFIRDIALVDVSRTYIQSEAKKK; this comes from the coding sequence ATGTTACTACGATTGACGCCAGCACTCGCTTTTGTTCTGTTATCTGGCTGCACATTAACCAACAGCGAACAACATCAACAACAAATGCTTTCCGCCTTACAAGATTCTGAAGCGCGTATTACCAACAGAATCGAAAACCTGACTCTTCAATCGTCCAATCAGGTCGATTACATTGAAAGCTTAGAAAATCAGATCCTCGAACTACAAAAAAAAATCGCCGAGATGCCGCAACCTCAAGCACCAGTAGCCGTTGCCGTTCCTAAGGCGGTTCAACCTGAAGTCGTCGCAGTCAAGCATGCTCCAACCAAAACGGACATTGTTCTCGGCGCAATTGAGAAAGTGACGATTGATTCGATTAAGCAGTCTTTTGATGCCCGCGTTGATACAGGTGCGGCCACCTCTTCTCTTAATGCTATCGATATTGAAATCTTCGAGCGCAATAGCAAGCAGTGGGTACGTTTTCATCTCGCCGACAACACTCAGCCTGCAACCGAGGAAAATTGGATTGAAGCGCCGATTATTCGCTTCGTCAAAATCCGCCAGTCCACTAGTGATGAAACCGAACGCCGCGCAGTCGTTGAGCTGTGGGTGAAAGTGGGGGCGATTCATGAAAAAGCACAGTTTACATTAGCAGACCGCTCACAGATGAGCCATCCGGTTCTGCTCGGCCGCGAGTTTATTCGCGATATCGCTCTGGTGGACGTCAGTCGTACGTACATTCAGAGCGAAGCAAAGAAAAAATAA
- the cmoB gene encoding tRNA 5-methoxyuridine(34)/uridine 5-oxyacetic acid(34) synthase CmoB — protein sequence MFNFANFYQLIAQDTRLQPWLNVLPQQLTDWQNAEHGDFDRWLRALNKISADTPDNIDLKQSVTISNHQPMPIGELKKLESLLRTFHPWRKGPYHVHGIHIDTEWRSDWKWDRVLPHISPLKNRSVLDVGCGNGYHMWRMLGEGARLCVGIDPSHLFLIQFEAIRKLMGGDQRAHLLPLGIEQLPKLQAFDTVFSMGVLYHRRSPLDHLIQLKDQLVSGGELILETLVIEGDENAVLVPKERYAQMRNVYFFPSARALKVWLELVGFEQVRIVDENVTSIGEQRSTDWMTHNSLPDYLDPNDASKTVEGYPAPRRAVLVAKKP from the coding sequence ATGTTTAACTTTGCAAATTTTTATCAACTTATTGCTCAGGACACTCGTCTGCAACCTTGGCTCAATGTACTGCCACAGCAACTGACAGATTGGCAAAATGCGGAGCACGGAGATTTTGATCGCTGGTTACGTGCACTCAACAAAATCTCTGCCGACACACCAGACAACATCGATCTCAAGCAGTCGGTGACCATTTCAAATCACCAACCCATGCCTATTGGTGAGCTGAAAAAACTCGAAAGCTTGCTGCGCACTTTTCACCCTTGGCGCAAGGGGCCATACCATGTGCACGGCATTCATATTGATACCGAGTGGCGCAGTGATTGGAAATGGGATCGTGTTCTCCCGCATATTTCGCCACTGAAAAACCGCAGCGTGCTGGATGTCGGTTGTGGTAACGGTTATCACATGTGGCGCATGCTCGGCGAAGGAGCACGTCTGTGTGTAGGCATTGATCCTTCCCATCTGTTTTTGATCCAGTTTGAAGCAATTCGCAAACTGATGGGGGGAGATCAACGTGCTCACCTTCTGCCTTTGGGGATTGAGCAACTGCCAAAGTTGCAAGCGTTTGATACCGTATTCAGCATGGGTGTGCTCTACCATCGCCGTTCACCGCTCGATCATCTGATCCAACTGAAAGATCAGCTCGTTTCCGGTGGTGAGTTGATTTTGGAAACACTGGTCATCGAGGGCGATGAAAACGCCGTCTTGGTACCGAAAGAGCGCTACGCGCAAATGCGCAATGTCTACTTTTTCCCTTCTGCGCGCGCATTGAAAGTGTGGTTGGAGTTGGTCGGCTTTGAACAAGTGCGCATTGTCGATGAAAATGTCACCTCGATTGGAGAGCAACGTAGCACCGATTGGATGACTCACAATTCACTGCCCGATTATCTTGATCCAAACGATGCGAGCAAAACCGTTGAAGGCTACCCAGCGCCTCGCCGCGCCGTGTTAGTTGCGAAGAAGCCATAA
- a CDS encoding DUF72 domain-containing protein, with product MNKLPMRLGLTMWSHNQWQQSFYGSGTKPAQRLEKYAQVFHTVEGNTTFYATPNASTVSNWSVATHDEFRFTFKLPKAITHQQMLQGCQAMLADFLHIMAPLHARIGQWTIQLPAAFAPEYLPRLQRFCQLFPRDFPLGVEVRHPAFFAKGDDEKCLNHWLMEAGIDRIIMDSRPVFAAAPTSDAIIDAQQKKPRVPVHAIATAHHPMIRFIGHPDLEANLPFFQPWLAKLPQWISEGKQPYVMIHTPDNILAPELALKLYRQLQQMVQLPDLANFPANDNQSQISMF from the coding sequence ATGAATAAACTCCCTATGCGACTCGGCTTAACGATGTGGTCGCACAACCAGTGGCAACAGAGCTTTTATGGCTCCGGCACTAAGCCTGCACAGCGATTGGAAAAGTATGCGCAAGTCTTTCATACCGTAGAGGGCAACACCACCTTTTATGCCACGCCTAACGCATCTACAGTGAGCAATTGGTCTGTAGCCACACACGATGAGTTTCGCTTTACCTTCAAATTGCCCAAAGCGATTACCCATCAACAAATGCTGCAAGGCTGCCAAGCAATGCTGGCGGATTTTCTGCACATTATGGCCCCTTTGCATGCACGCATCGGCCAATGGACGATTCAATTGCCTGCCGCCTTTGCTCCCGAATATTTGCCAAGGCTACAACGCTTTTGTCAGCTTTTTCCGCGCGATTTTCCGCTTGGCGTGGAAGTCCGCCATCCGGCCTTTTTTGCCAAAGGCGACGACGAAAAATGCCTTAACCACTGGTTAATGGAGGCCGGCATCGATCGCATTATTATGGATAGCCGTCCGGTTTTTGCTGCCGCTCCCACCAGCGATGCCATCATTGATGCCCAGCAAAAAAAACCGCGCGTGCCTGTGCACGCAATTGCTACCGCCCATCATCCAATGATCCGCTTTATTGGTCATCCGGATCTTGAGGCAAACCTGCCCTTTTTCCAGCCTTGGCTGGCAAAACTGCCACAGTGGATAAGTGAGGGAAAACAGCCCTATGTGATGATCCATACGCCCGATAACATCTTGGCGCCCGAGCTCGCGCTCAAACTCTACCGACAGCTACAACAAATGGTGCAATTACCTGATTTGGCAAATTTTCCAGCAAACGACAACCAATCGCAGATATCGATGTTCTAA
- the aspS gene encoding aspartate--tRNA ligase — protein MRTHYCGHLNKSLAGQTVELCGWVNRRRDLGGLIFIDMRDREGVVQVVVDPDMADAYEIASQLRNEFCIKLTGEVRARPESQINAEMATGEVEILAKGLEIINRSDVLPLDFNQKNSEEQRLKYRYLDLRRPEMSDRIKLRAKASSFVRRFLDTNGFLDIETPVLTKATPEGARDYLVPSRVHKGNFYALPQSPQLFKQLLMMSGFDRYYQIVKCFRDEDLRADRQPEFTQIDIETSFMTSDEVRAITEKMIREMWLELLNVDLGEFPVMPYSEAMRRFGSDKPDLRNPMELVDVADLLKDVDFKVFSGPANDEKGRVAVLRVPGGAALTRKQIDEYTSFVAIYGAKGLAWLKVNDLAAGMEGIQSPVAKFLSDDIVAAIIERSGAQSGDIILFGADKANVVAEAMGALRLKVGKDLAITNESAWAPLWVVDFPMFESDGEGNVAAMHHPFTSPLNMTPEELKANPEGALSNAYDMVLNGYEVGGGSVRIHDAKMQAAVFDLLGIEAEEQKIKFGFLLDALKFGTPPHAGLAFGLDRLVMLLCGTENIRDVIAFPKTTAAACLMTDAPSLANAAALEELAISVSLAKEKSAE, from the coding sequence ATGCGTACCCATTACTGTGGTCACCTGAACAAGTCCCTTGCAGGACAAACTGTAGAGCTATGCGGCTGGGTTAACCGCCGTCGTGATTTAGGCGGTCTGATTTTTATCGATATGCGAGATCGCGAAGGTGTCGTTCAGGTAGTCGTCGATCCGGATATGGCGGACGCATACGAGATCGCAAGCCAACTGCGTAATGAATTCTGTATCAAACTCACGGGTGAAGTTCGTGCGCGCCCAGAAAGCCAAATCAATGCGGAGATGGCAACGGGTGAAGTGGAAATCTTGGCCAAAGGTCTTGAGATTATTAACCGCTCTGACGTGCTGCCATTGGACTTCAACCAGAAGAACTCAGAAGAGCAACGTCTGAAATATCGCTATCTGGACCTGCGTCGTCCAGAAATGAGCGATCGCATTAAACTGCGTGCCAAAGCGTCGAGCTTTGTCCGCCGCTTCCTCGATACCAATGGTTTCCTTGACATCGAAACGCCAGTGCTGACCAAAGCGACGCCGGAAGGTGCGCGTGACTACTTGGTGCCAAGCCGAGTGCACAAAGGTAATTTCTATGCGCTGCCTCAATCACCACAGTTGTTTAAACAGCTGCTGATGATGTCTGGGTTTGACCGCTACTACCAAATCGTCAAATGTTTCCGTGACGAAGATTTGCGTGCAGACCGCCAGCCTGAATTTACTCAGATCGATATTGAAACGTCATTCATGACGTCAGATGAAGTGCGTGCTATTACGGAGAAAATGATCCGTGAAATGTGGCTGGAGTTGCTGAACGTTGATTTGGGCGAGTTCCCAGTGATGCCTTACAGCGAAGCGATGCGCCGTTTTGGTAGTGATAAGCCAGACCTACGTAACCCGATGGAATTGGTTGACGTGGCTGATCTGCTCAAAGACGTTGATTTCAAAGTCTTCTCTGGCCCGGCGAACGACGAAAAAGGTCGTGTTGCGGTTCTGCGTGTTCCAGGCGGTGCGGCTTTGACGCGTAAACAAATCGACGAATACACGTCATTTGTGGCGATCTATGGCGCGAAAGGCTTAGCATGGTTAAAAGTTAATGATCTTGCCGCTGGCATGGAAGGTATTCAGTCACCAGTGGCCAAATTCCTTTCTGATGACATCGTCGCTGCGATCATTGAGCGTTCGGGCGCGCAATCTGGCGATATCATCCTATTTGGCGCCGATAAAGCCAACGTGGTTGCCGAAGCGATGGGCGCGTTGCGTCTGAAAGTGGGTAAAGATCTTGCTATCACTAACGAGTCCGCTTGGGCGCCGCTGTGGGTGGTGGATTTCCCAATGTTTGAGAGTGATGGTGAAGGCAATGTTGCCGCGATGCACCACCCATTTACCTCGCCACTCAACATGACGCCAGAAGAGCTGAAAGCCAACCCAGAAGGTGCGTTATCTAACGCATACGACATGGTTCTAAACGGCTACGAAGTGGGTGGCGGTTCAGTGCGTATCCATGACGCGAAAATGCAAGCTGCCGTGTTTGATCTACTGGGCATTGAAGCCGAAGAGCAGAAAATCAAATTTGGCTTCCTTCTGGATGCGTTGAAATTTGGTACACCGCCTCACGCAGGTTTGGCGTTTGGTCTGGACCGTTTGGTGATGTTGCTGTGTGGAACGGAAAACATCCGTGACGTGATTGCCTTCCCGAAAACCACTGCGGCAGCGTGTCTGATGACCGATGCGCCAAGTCTTGCTAATGCGGCGGCGTTGGAAGAGCTGGCAATTTCGGTCTCGCTAGCAAAAGAGAAAAGCGCTGAGTAA
- a CDS encoding methyl-accepting chemotaxis protein encodes MNPATLWRQFFVPSQSEWTSAQQRQADILSLFTFIAFLVGVYSLIKWSKHGSESLVTTSIALIALELLAAFCLKWFKNPTLALNLGFVGMTLHALNIIYQSGGVVDSTQTYWVPLLVVAFFLSATRAMALTWSGIVITISAIMTYQHIAGTPFPHLTLSAGETRVEIWSGTILPLVVICIAQAFTARQRDNAIEGAERAKAQSEAVALQAKEGEKNLSTVLAHATTNTNQLNIVSQALESQSTTLDSQVTQLNLNCESQASAAEQMSQQVHQMAQGVEESGRFVQELRQKSELVHHQAEKSSELLNASTEAISQILESHEQIMKVADLITSVAEQTNLLALNAAIEAARAGEQGRGFAVVADQVRELSSQSSHSAVEIRNLLDRSEQEVKHGQHVIHSSAERMAGIIDQVTTISSDVNSLADIMSQQMTALNELDQASSEVASGVVNTKSISEIVAANGTQLRQQVDTVRQLTSQLEQVVSKI; translated from the coding sequence ATGAATCCAGCCACCTTATGGCGTCAGTTTTTTGTTCCCTCGCAAAGCGAGTGGACAAGCGCTCAGCAGCGGCAAGCTGACATCTTATCTCTCTTTACGTTCATCGCGTTTCTCGTTGGCGTTTACAGTTTAATCAAGTGGAGTAAGCATGGCAGCGAAAGCCTGGTCACCACGTCAATCGCGTTAATCGCACTCGAGTTGCTGGCTGCATTTTGTCTCAAGTGGTTTAAAAATCCGACCTTAGCTCTCAACTTGGGGTTTGTCGGGATGACGTTGCATGCGCTCAACATCATCTATCAAAGCGGTGGCGTGGTGGATTCGACCCAGACCTATTGGGTCCCGCTGTTGGTGGTGGCTTTTTTCCTCTCAGCGACACGCGCTATGGCGCTCACTTGGAGTGGCATTGTCATCACGATTTCCGCCATCATGACTTATCAACATATTGCAGGGACTCCCTTTCCCCATTTAACGTTATCCGCTGGAGAGACACGTGTAGAGATTTGGTCGGGAACCATTTTGCCGCTGGTGGTGATTTGTATTGCTCAGGCGTTTACTGCCCGGCAGCGTGACAATGCAATTGAAGGGGCTGAACGGGCGAAAGCGCAAAGTGAAGCGGTGGCTTTGCAAGCGAAGGAGGGGGAGAAAAACCTGTCGACTGTGCTGGCGCATGCCACTACCAATACCAACCAGTTGAACATCGTTTCTCAAGCGCTGGAAAGCCAATCGACAACGCTTGATAGTCAAGTCACTCAACTGAATCTCAATTGTGAGTCGCAAGCCAGTGCCGCAGAGCAAATGAGCCAGCAAGTACACCAAATGGCGCAAGGGGTCGAAGAATCGGGACGTTTTGTGCAAGAGCTGCGGCAAAAGAGTGAGCTGGTACATCATCAAGCGGAAAAAAGCTCAGAGCTGCTTAATGCCTCGACAGAGGCTATCAGCCAGATCTTAGAAAGCCACGAACAGATCATGAAAGTGGCGGATTTGATCACCTCAGTAGCGGAGCAAACCAATCTATTGGCGTTGAATGCGGCGATTGAGGCAGCGAGAGCGGGTGAACAAGGCCGCGGGTTCGCTGTGGTTGCCGATCAGGTACGTGAACTCTCTTCGCAAAGTAGCCACTCGGCTGTTGAGATCCGAAATTTGCTTGATCGTAGTGAGCAGGAAGTGAAGCATGGTCAGCACGTGATTCACTCCAGTGCTGAGCGAATGGCTGGGATCATCGACCAAGTGACAACGATTTCCTCTGACGTTAACAGCTTGGCCGATATCATGAGTCAGCAAATGACTGCGCTTAACGAGTTGGATCAAGCCAGTAGCGAAGTAGCGTCAGGCGTAGTGAACACAAAAAGTATCTCTGAAATTGTCGCGGCGAATGGTACGCAATTGAGGCAGCAAGTTGACACGGTTCGTCAGTTGACATCCCAGTTAGAACAAGTCGTCTCAAAAATCTGA
- the ruvA gene encoding Holliday junction branch migration protein RuvA, giving the protein MIGRLRGILLEKQPPEVLIEVNGIGYEVQMPMSCFYELPHVGEEAVIYTHFVVREDAQLLYGFNTVKERALFREVIKANGVGPKLGLAILSGMTASQFVASVEREDISTLVKLPGVGKKTAERLVVEMKDRLKGWSAGDLFTPFTDAAPADIGAAASSNAEDEAVSALLALGYKPVQASKVVAQVAKPDMTSEQVIREALKSMI; this is encoded by the coding sequence GTGATCGGACGTCTTCGCGGCATTTTGCTGGAAAAACAACCCCCTGAAGTTTTGATAGAAGTTAACGGCATCGGCTATGAAGTGCAGATGCCGATGAGCTGTTTCTACGAGTTGCCTCATGTGGGTGAAGAAGCCGTGATTTATACTCATTTTGTGGTGAGAGAAGATGCGCAACTGCTGTACGGTTTTAATACGGTCAAAGAGCGTGCTTTGTTCCGTGAGGTGATTAAAGCCAATGGTGTGGGGCCGAAACTGGGTCTGGCCATTTTGTCCGGTATGACGGCCAGCCAATTTGTCGCGTCGGTTGAGCGTGAAGATATCTCGACTCTTGTGAAGCTACCGGGTGTTGGCAAGAAAACCGCAGAGCGGTTAGTGGTTGAAATGAAAGATCGCCTCAAAGGGTGGAGCGCTGGTGATCTCTTTACCCCGTTCACTGATGCCGCACCAGCAGATATCGGCGCGGCGGCAAGCAGTAACGCCGAAGACGAAGCGGTGAGCGCGTTGTTAGCGCTGGGTTACAAACCTGTTCAAGCGTCGAAAGTCGTCGCACAAGTGGCTAAACCGGACATGACCAGCGAGCAGGTGATCCGCGAAGCGCTGAAATCCATGATCTAA
- the ruvB gene encoding Holliday junction branch migration DNA helicase RuvB: MIEADRLIAPENPTFREEDVIDRAIRPKKLADYQGQDHVRDQMEIFIKAAQLRSEALDHLLIFGPPGLGKTTLANIVANEMGVNIRTTSGPVLEKAGDLAALLTNLEENDVLFIDEIHRLSPMVEEVLYPAMEDYQLDIMIGEGPAARSIKIDLPPFTLIGATTRAGSLTSPLRDRFGITQRLEYYNIPDLQNIVQRSASCLNLSMDAEGALEVARRARGTPRIANRLLRRVRDYAEVKGDGHISAEVADLALNMLDVDSQGFDYMDRKLLLAIMEKFSGGPVGLDNMAAAIGEEKDTIEDVLEPYLIQQGYLQRTPRGRIATDRAYLHFGIEK, encoded by the coding sequence ATGATTGAAGCAGATCGCTTAATTGCACCGGAAAACCCTACATTTCGTGAAGAAGACGTGATTGATCGTGCCATTCGGCCGAAAAAGCTGGCTGATTATCAAGGCCAAGATCATGTGCGTGACCAGATGGAAATCTTTATCAAAGCGGCCCAGTTGCGTAGTGAAGCGTTGGATCACTTGTTGATTTTTGGTCCTCCGGGCTTGGGGAAAACCACCTTGGCTAACATCGTCGCCAACGAAATGGGCGTCAATATTCGTACGACTTCTGGGCCTGTGTTAGAAAAGGCAGGGGACTTGGCAGCGCTACTGACCAATCTCGAAGAGAATGATGTGCTATTTATTGATGAGATCCACCGTCTTAGCCCAATGGTTGAAGAGGTACTCTATCCGGCGATGGAAGACTATCAACTCGACATCATGATTGGTGAAGGCCCTGCGGCGCGTTCGATCAAAATCGATTTGCCGCCTTTTACTCTAATTGGCGCGACCACGCGAGCGGGCTCCCTTACCTCGCCGCTACGCGATCGTTTCGGCATCACTCAGCGTCTTGAGTATTACAACATTCCTGACTTGCAAAATATTGTCCAGCGTAGTGCCAGTTGTTTGAATCTCTCAATGGATGCAGAAGGTGCTCTGGAAGTGGCGCGCCGCGCACGTGGTACTCCTCGTATTGCTAACCGTTTGTTGAGGCGTGTACGAGATTACGCCGAAGTGAAAGGTGATGGGCACATTTCAGCTGAGGTTGCGGATCTTGCGTTGAATATGTTGGATGTTGATTCGCAGGGTTTCGACTACATGGATAGAAAGCTATTGCTTGCCATTATGGAGAAATTCTCTGGCGGTCCAGTTGGGCTAGACAACATGGCCGCTGCGATCGGTGAAGAAAAAGATACGATTGAAGATGTACTTGAGCCGTATCTCATTCAGCAAGGTTATTTACAAAGAACACCACGAGGTCGGATCGCGACGGACAGAGCTTATCTCCATTTCGGAATAGAAAAATAA